In the genome of Candidatus Atribacteria bacterium ADurb.Bin276, the window TTTCGGCTCAAAAGTGGTAGTTACCGGGGATATAACTCAAGTTGACCTCCCATCTGGAAAAAATTCCGGTCTCATGGTAATACAGAAAATACTTGCCGATGTTTCTGGTGTCGAGTTTATCTATTTAACCGAGAAGGATGTGGTACGACATCAACTCGTCCAGAAGATCATCCAAGCCTATGAAAAATTCGAAAAGAACCTTCCAACTCAAGAAAAAAGTACTTGATTTTTTTACTTCTATTTTTATTCGTCTCCGAGCCATTCTTACTTTTCAATTTTGGAATTACCCCCTGTATGGACTGGGCCTCTTTTTCGTCCTTTGGGTTTCCTATTCAATGGGAGGCGTAGTGCTCAGTGAAGGCCAGATTGCTCCGAGAGATATCTTTGTTAGAAAAACCATTGAAATTGTTGACGTTAAAGCGACAGAGGAACGAAAAAACGCTTTGCTGGCTGAGTTAGTGCCGATTTTTCGAATTGATGAAAGCTTTACCCAAGAGCTTAAAAAAGAATATACCACCTTTTTTCAAGAATTAGAAGCCATTCGCAATACTGTTACTACTCCATCAATTTCCTTTGAAAGGAAAGAGGAATTTTTTCGCGAATGGAAAATTACTCCAGGAGTTTTCGAGTGGTTTATTGAAACAAATCCAGAAAAGTATGAAAGGATAAAAGAGGTATTTTTCTTAAACATGGAGAAAAACCTCGGTCAACCCATACGTGAAGGAGATGTTGAACAAAAAATTTTAGAGAGTTATTCAGCATATGAAAGAATGAATTTAGAGGTTGACGAAATTCGCGTCTTGAATTTGCTAACCTCCCGCTTTTTAAAGCCAAATGCCAGAATAGATATAACTGAAACCGAGAAACAGCGGGAACTAGTTATAAAAAATATCGAACCGGTTAAACGATATATTCAAAAAGGTCAAATTTTAGTCAAAAAAGGAACCATTGTTACTCATACCGACTTAGAAAGTCTTCGTGCTTTAGGATTAGTCGGTGAACAATATGAATCTTACTTATTAGTTGCCCTGGGAATTCTAATTGTTTTTACTTTAGTGTTTGAATATTCTTTTATTAAAAAATTTATTGCGGAAATCATCCAGAGGAACTCTCTTCTTTTAATTCGAATCCTTACTGCAATTGGGGTTATTGCTCTAAATGCTTTATCTCTTCGCTTTTCTTGGTATTTGATTTTATTAGCGGCAGTCCCATTTATTCTCTATACTTTGATGGGAAGAAATTTGGCTTTATGTGAATCACTCATTTTGTTTCCTCTTTTAATGTGGGGGGAAAGGGCTGATTTTATGCGGAGCTTTTATATCTTTATGAATCTTTTTTTGCCGCTGTTTTTGTTGGACAAAACTATTAAACGCCGCGATCTGGTAAAAACCGGTTTTTGGATAGCCCTGGCAAACATACTGATGGTGATAATATTTGGTTTGCAGGAGGGAAATGCTCCTTTAGAATTCCTCGTCAATTCGGTTTATGGATTTGGAGGAGCTATCATTGCTTCAATCGCAGCCTTGGGTGGGATATCCTTGTTTGAGACCACCTTTCATGTCGCTACGGATTTTCGCCTTTTGGAATTGGTCAACCCCACCCATCCATTACTTAAACGCTTGATGATGGAGGCTCCTGGAACTTATAGCCACAGTCTTATGATGGCCAATCTTGCTGAAGCTGCTGCCGATGCTATCGGAGCAAATCCACTATTGGCTCGAGCCGGTGCCTATTACCATGATATTGGTAAAATCAAGCGACCCTATTTTTTCATCGAAAATCAAATGAGTGAAAATATCCATAATCGCCTTTCTCCCCATCTAAGTACGCTGGTGATTCAAAACCATCTCAAAGATGGATTGGAAATAGCTCGGAAATACCATTTACCAGTTGAAATTCAAAACATTATTCAAAGCCACCACGGAAATACCGTAATGCGGTATTTTTATGATAAAGCAATCAAACAAAAGAAAGATGATGTAACTGATACCGAGTTTCGTTATCCAGGACCTCTTCCCAAAACCCAGGAAGAAGTTCTCATTTTTTTAGCCGATAGCGTTGAAGCTGCTATCCGGAGTGCAAATAATCTCAATTCTAGTCGGTTGGAAGCAATAGTAAATGGAATAGTTCAAAATTATCTCAAAGATGGGCAACTGGATGATTCACCGCTTACCATGCGGGATATTCATAAAATTTCTGATGCCTTTGTTATGATATTAAGTGGGATGTTCCATGCCAGAGTTCCTTATCCGGAAAATACGGTGAATGGTGAGGACAAGGGCAGTAAGGGAGATTAATTTCTATTCTAGAAATGCAGTTACTTGTTAAAGGCTAAGAATTTAGAATAACTGACCTGGATATCAATTGGGACTTTCACCCGCATCCTCAACTTCTCCCATCAAGTGAGAAGGAAGTAGAATGAGTAAAGGCAATCATACCTATCGATAAATTAAAAGGAGTCGATGATGGCTACTGTTATCGTGAACCGTTCATCAAAAGAAGCTACTCTCTCTCGTGCAGTAATAAAAAAAATCGTCGATTATGTTTGTGAATTGGAGAATCGTGAGATTCTTGGAAAGTTGAGCATCGCCTTTGTAAGTCTTGATGAGATAAGGGCTTTGAAAAAAGAATTTTTTCATCAGAATATCGATACCGATGTCATATCTTTTTTTTATGGAACGGAAGAACCGGACGAAGTATGGGGAGAAATCATTATTTGTCCGGAAAAAGCAAGAGAATATGCTAACACCTATGGGACTAAATATGAAAATGAACAAAAGTTACTTCTCATTCATGGTCTTTTACATATATTGGGTTACGATGACATTGACGCGAAAAAAAAACATATCATGGAAACTAGACAAAACTATATTCTTGAGCAATTTCTTACTGCAGAAAAACGCGATCTATTAGTAATATCAGCCCAAAAAGCACAACATTATGCCTATGCCCCTTATTCGCTCTTCCCGGTAGGTGCAGCCTTGGAAACCTGTGATGGTAAAGTGATTCAAGGGGGAAACATTGAAAACGCTTCTCTGGGGTTGTCGGTATGTGCCGAAAGAGTTGCTCTTTTTAAAGCAGTTTCTATGGGATTTGCTACCTTCACTCGACTGGCAGTAATATCTTCCGATCAAGATTATTGTCTTCCTTGTGGTGCCTGTCGGCAAGTTTTGCATGAGTTTGCGCCTCATCTTGAAATCTTAGCTGCCCGACAGGAGGGAGATTATCAGGTTTACATTTTAGATGAACTCCTCCCCAATCCCTTTCAGTTCAATCCCGAAAAAGGGAGATAAGCCATGGAAGATCGGGCTAGCTTTCGTTCAGGTTTTGTAACCATTTGGGGGAGACCAAATGTTGGGAAATCTACTCTCCTCAATAGCATTTTAAAATATAAAATTACCATTGTCAGTGATAAACCTCAAACCACACGAAAAAATATAAAAGGAATTTTAAATCACCCCGATTGTCAAATCGTTTTTATCGATACCCCTGGGCTTCATGTTCCGGTTGACCCCCTTGGCGAATTCCTTTCCAATCAATGGAAAAGTTCGCTTTTCGATGCCGATTGTTTGCTCTATTTAACCAACCCTGGTGTTTCGGTTGATACTGACGAAATCTATCTAAAAGAGATCCGAAATTTTCCCCATCCGGTCCTATTAATCGTGAATAAAATTGATTTATTTAAAAAGGGAACAATTCAAAAAACCATTCATGAATTTTCTCAACATTTTTCTTTTCACGATATTCTTGAGGTTTCAGCTTTAACAGGTGTCGGACTGGAACAATTAATCCAGAAAATCCGCGACCTTCTTCCCATCAGTCCACCCTATTTTGATGAGGAACAAATATCTGACGTCTATGAAAGAGATATTGTTGGGGAAATGATTCGTGAAAAAGTTTGGCATCATATTCATCAAGAAGTTCCTTATGGGGTGGAAGTACGGGTTGAAGAATTTAAAGAGAAGGAGAATTTGGTATCTATACGGGCTATAATTTATGTTGAAAAGGATTCCCATCGTAAAATTATAATCGGAGGGAAGGGAAGCATGATTAAAAGAATTGGTTCAGATGCCAGAAAAGACTTGGAGGAATTTTTTGGGGTAAAAGTGTTTTTAGATCTATGGGTTAAAACTCAGCTGAATTGGAGAAAAAAACCCGCTGTCTTAAGAAGATGGGGTTATACAATCCGATGATGAAAACTGGTCGTTACTGGAAAGATCAGGGAATTGTTTTAAAAAGTATAAATTTTGGTGAATTAGATAGAATTGTCACCCTCTTTACTCGAAAAAAGGGGAAGATTAACGTTATTGCCAAAGGAGCTAGGAAGGTTGGAAACCGATTTGGTCCGGCTCTTGATTGCCCGGCAATTTCGAATTTTATGTTTTATAATGGTCGAGGAATGCCGGTTCTTTCTCAAGCGGAAATTGTGGATTGTCATCGAGAAATCGGCAAGAAAACCAATCAGTGGGTTTTTGCCAATTATCTTTTATTTGCAATTGATCGTTGTTATGAACCGGAAGAGTCCGATGAAAGGATTTTTGAAACCGTTCTCTTTTATCTTGATTTATCTACGAAGTGTGAGAACTTTTATATTTTAGCCTTAAAATTTCGTATCGACTTAATTCGTTTTTTGGGTTTTTTGCCTCGGATACGATCTTGTGCGGTTTGTGGGAAACCTTTTAAAAAAATTCCTCAAGGATGGAGTGTTGCATCAGGTGGAATGATTTGTGAAAAATGTTTCTCTTCGATAGCCGATATTCATTATTTACCTCCGAATATGATGACTCTCTTGGCGAAGTTAATGACTTTTTCCTGTGCCTCGTGTTTATCGATTCAACTGAGAGAAAACCAGTTTGCCTATCTTGATCGATTCGTATCTGAGTATCTCACTTATCATGTTGGAAAAAAAATTACCGAATGGAAAATATTTCTCGAGCGTTTTCAAGAAGCAAGTTGACACCCATAAAGGCAACTGATATATTAATACCTTGGTGTGTTTTTTGGGTAGGTGATGATACCATATACTTTCAAGATATAATTTTAACCCTCAGTCAATTTTGGAAAAAAAACGGCTGCATCATACAACAACCATATGATATTGAAGTTGGTGCTGGAACCATGAACCCGGCAACCTTTCTCAGGGTGATTGGACCAGAACCCTGGGGTGTTGCCTATTGCGAGCCTTCACGACGGCCAGCCGATGGACGTTATGGAGAAAATCCTAACCGTCTATACCAGCACTATCAATATCAAGTAATTATCAAGCCATCACCATCCGATATCCAGGATATTTATCTCAACAGTTTATATGAGTTAGGCATTAATCCTGCTGAACACGATATCCGCTTTGTTGAGGATAACTGGGAATCTCCCACTCTGGGAGCCTGGGGCTTAGGGTGGGAAGTGTGGTTGGATGGTATGGAAATCACCCAGTTTACCTACTTTCAGCAAGCTGGAGGTTTGGACCTAAAACCGATATCAGTGGAAATAACCTATGGTTTAGAACGAATCACCATGTATTTACAAGAGAAAGAGAATGTTTTTGATATTCAGTGGAACGAAATCCTCACTTATGGTGATGTTCGCTGGCAGGAAGAAAGAGAGCACTCGATTTATAGCTTTGAGCATAATGGAACTGATATTCTTTTTAAACTTTTTGAGTCTTATGAAAAGGAAGCTCAGCGGCTCTTAGAAAGAGAAATGGTTATGCCCGCTTATGATTATATATTGAAATGTTCTCATACTTTTAATCTTCTTGACTCTCGGGGTGGAATCAGTGTCCTGGAAAGAAGTCAGTATATGGGGAGAATTCGACAATTAGCCAACCAGTGCGCCCGCCTTTATTATCAACAAAGAGAAAAAATGGGTTTTCCCTGGTTAAAAAAGTCAAATTAGGTTAAGGTAAATCATGACTGATAAAAGAGATTTCCTTTTAGAAGTTGGAGTTGAAGAACTGCCTTCGAGTCTGATACCTTCGATATTTGAAGAAACCAAAAGTAGGTTTATCGAAAAATTGAAGGAATCACGGCTCCATTATGAGGATTTATATTTAGTCGGTACACCCCGACGAGTTGCCCTTATCATCAAGGGATTACAAGAACACCAAGAACCTTTGATTATGAAAGTAAAAGGACCAGCGGCCAAGGTTGGTTTTTCTCCGGATGGAAAAGCTCTTCAACCAGCACTGGCATTTGCGCGGGCTCAAGGGATCGACCCTCAAGACCTTTTTATAAAAGAAACCGAAAGAGGGAAATATGTTTTTGGGAAAAAAGTGAGAGTTGGACAACCAACCAAAGAAGTATTGATCCAAATCTGTCCTATCATTTTACGTTCTTTAAACTTTCCTCGTTCCATGCTTTGGGGAGAGGGAAATTATCGTTTTGTTCGTCCCATCCGATGGTTGGTAGCACTTTTTGGAGAAGATGAAATTCCGTTTTCGGTAGCTGGTGTTTCTGCTTCTCGTTTCACTCACGGACATCGATTTTTATCAAAAAACTCTCAGGTTTTACACAAATCAACAGATTATATTCCAGTTTTGGGAAGCCTCAAGGTTATAGTGGATCCGGCCCAAAGAAGAACAATGATTGAAGAAGCGTTAGATAGAGAAGCCAAAAAGATTGGCGGTCATTGGTTGAAAGATGAGGGCCTTATTAATGAAGTTACTTTTTTAGTAGAATATCCCGATGCAGCTTTGGGAAATTTTAACGAAAAATATTTAAAACTTCCCGCTTGCGTTCTCACTACGGTGATGAAACATCACCAAAAATATTTTGCCTGTGTTGATGATGAGGGGAAATTGCTTTCTCGTTTTTTGGTGGTTTTGAATCGACCGGCTTTTGGGTGTCAGAAAATTATTCATGGGAATGAAAGAGTGTTGAAAGCTCGACTTGAAGATGCTTTGTTCTTTTTTACCGAAGACCAGAAAAAAAATTTAGAGCAAAGAACCAAATTCTTAAGAGGAATAGTTTTTCAAGAAGGATTAGGCACCATGTGGGAAAAAACACTGCGCTTAAAATTCTTAGTTAAACGATTGGGGGCTTGTTTCCCTGGCAATGAAGACTCTCTCACCCATTTAGACCGGGCTGCTCTTCTAGCCAAAGCCGATTTGACCTGTGAAATGGTTAAAGAATTACCGGAATTGCAGGGTCATATGGGAAAGGTTTATGCTCAATTAAACCATGAAAATGACGAAGTTGCCATTGCTATTAAAGAACAATACCTTCCCTCCCCTGGGCAGGAAGACTATCCGGAAACTTTTACCGGAAGTATTCTTTCCCTTGCTGATAAAATGGATAATATAGTTTCCAGTTTTTCTTTGGGGAGAGTACCCAGCGGTTCAACTGATCCTTTTGGATTAAGGAGACAAGCGCAGGGTATTTTTAATATTCTGTTAAACCGTCATTGGTATTCAAACTTGCGAGAATGGATTGGTTGGAACTTAGAAATTTTAAAAGAACAGGGATTTGTAAATCCCGATCCTTCGGTGATAGATGATGTAATTCAGTTTATTGTTGGCCGGTTTCGTTATTATTTATTGGAAACTGGAATGAATTATTCCATTATCAATGCAGTATTAAGTGCCTCTTGTAATGATATCTATGATATTTACCTGCGAATACATGTACTTCAAAAATTATTTGATAATAAAAGGAAATTTTTTGACGATATAATTACCGGCTTTTGTCGAGCCAACAACATCACCAAAAATTTTCAAGAACTTCCCTTAGTGGATACCAATCTCTTTGAAGAAGAAGTTGAACGCCAACTAAATAACACACTGCAAAGCGTAGAAAAAGATTTTTATCCAGCTATCCAACGAGGCGATTATATTTATGCCTGTGAATCTTTTTCAACCGTTATTCCGGTGCTCAACCGTTTTTTTGATGATGTGTTGGTTATGACCGAATCAGAATTAGTGCGCAACAATCGATTATCATTATTAAAAAAGATTGTTGAACTCTGGCAACCCATTGCCGATCTTTCTCAAATCGTTATTGAGGAGGAATCCAGGTGAGCTCCGAATTTTGTGATATTAAGACCAGTGATGATTTCAGTATATTTGTTGTTTCTGATGGAACGGGAAAAACTGCTTATTTAGCCGTACAAGCAGCACTTGCCCAATTTGATCTCCCTCGAGTTAAAATTTTACGGTTTGATCACGTAAAAAATAAAGAAGAAATATTTAGTATACTCGATATAACACGCCCTCAAAAGGATTTGGTGATTTATACTCTAGTCAACGATGATTTTGTCCAAGCACTAGTTTCTGAATCACTGCATCGTCGAATTTTAGTATTGGATTTGTTGGGCCCGATTGTTAATTCTATCCGGAAGCTATCGACTCGATCTCCCCGGGGAGAACCGGGTTTGCTTCATGGCTCCAATAGGGAATCAGTGGCAATTACTGAAGCTGTAGAATATGCACTGGCGGAAAGTACCGGAGTAAGTTTTTCTCGGCTTAATGAGGCACAAGTCATCATTCTTACCGTATGGTTTCCCCATCGTGACGATTGCATTTTGCAATTGGCAAAAAAGGGAATTAAATGTGGTTATATGATGCTTAACCCTGACCTTCCACTTCCACAGAACATGGAAGATATTTTGGGAAAAGACCCAGGGAAAATTGTCATCGGCTTTATAATGGAACCAGAACTTTTACAAAAGCTCCGTAATGAGCGCATTATGAACCTGGGTTTAAATTATATGGAATATAAAGCCAATCAAGAAGTTGTTCGACAAGAGATTAAATTTGCTCAAGACATATATCAAAAGTTAAATTGTCCGGTGATTGATATCACCAGTTTAAATAGTAAAGACATAATCAATCAGATTTTGCTTAAAATTCAAAAGCAAAGGGAGGAAGCAGAATGAAGAAGTACGTTTATTTTTTTGGTGAAGGCGATGCATCAATGAAGATGCTTTTGGGCGGAAAAGGTGCCAACCTTGCTGAAATGACCCGAATAGGTCTCCCCGTCCCTCCAGGATTTACCATTAGTACCGAAGCCTGTCATCATTATTACAAAAACAATGAAACATGGCCCGAAGGACTTGAAGAAGAGGTTAAAAAGAACTTAATTGAACTGGAAAAGAAGTCAGGAAAAAAATTTGGAGATCCAGTAAACCCGCTTTTAGTTTCAGTTCGTTCTGGCGCTCCGGCATCCATGCCAGGCATGATGGATACAGTTTTAAATTTAGGGTTGAATGAAAGCTCTCTTCAAGGTCTTGTTAAACTAACCGGTAATGAGCGCTTTGCCCTTGATTGTTACCGACGTTTTATCCAAATGTTCGGTGATGTGGTTATGGGTGTCGACCACGATAAATACGAAGAAATTCTCAGTGATGTAAAAAAACAGGTTGGTGTCAATCTCGATACCGATCTCACTGCTGAAGACTTAAAGGTAGTCATTTCACGATATAAAGAACTGTATAAAAAGGTGACTGGTGAAGATTTCCCTCAAGAGCCATTTGATCAATTAAAAAAATCCATCAATGCTGTTTTTAGTTCATGGAATAATAAAAGAGCTATCACCTACCGAAAGATCAATAAAATTCCTGAAAACTGGGGAACCGCAGTCAACGTTCAAATGATGGCTTTTGGTAATATGGGAAATGATTCGGGAACTGGCGTTGGTTTTACTCGCAATCCATCAACCGGTATAAAAGAATTCTATGGGGAATACTTGCTTAATGCTCAAGGTGAAGACGTGGTGGCTGGTATTCGAACTCCAAAACCAATTAAGGATATGGGGCAAGATCTTCCCGAGGACTTTGAAGAATTGAAGAAGATTTATTCTATATTAGAAGAACATTATCGGGATATGCAGGACTTTGAGTTTACAATTGAAAAAGGGAAGCTTTATATGCTTCAAACCCGAACCGGGAAACGAACCACCCAGGCGGCCATAAAAATAGCTGTAGACATGGTGAGTGAAGGATTAATTGATAAGAAAACAGCTGTAAAACGAATTGATCCGGCCTCTCTTAATCAACTCCTTCATCCCCAGATTGACCGAAGCGTTCCGTTGAGGGTTATCGCTAAAGGACTTCCAGCTTCACCTGGTGCAGCCAGTGGGAAGGTATATTTTGATGCTGATGACGCCGAACGGGAAGCCAATGAAGGAACTAAAGCTATTTTGGTTCGTCCTGAAACCACCCCTGATGATATTCATGGTGTCGTTGCTGCACAAGGGGTTTTAACCAGCCGAGGCGGAATGACTAGTCACGCTGCAGTAGTTGCTCGAGGAATGGGAAAACCCTGTGTTGCCGGTTGTGAAGCGGTAGTTATCGATCTCGATAAAAAACAATTTCAGGTTAATTCTTTGGTCGTCAAAGAAGGAGACTATATCAGTATCGATGGTGGGAAAGGCGAAGTCATTTTAGGACAAGCCAAAACCATTCCACCTCAACTTTCCGAAGATTTCCAAAAGCTTTTAGGTTGGGCTGATAGCATTCGAAAACTGGGTGTTCGTGCTAATGCCGATACACCAAATGATGCTCGTAAAGCGATCGAATTCGGTGCTGAAGGAATTGGTTTGTGTCGGACCGAGCATATGTTCATGGCACCCGATCGTTTACCAGCAGTACAGGAAATGATCATAGCTCAGAACGTTGAAGAACGAAAAAAAGCCTTGGCAAAAATTGAACCAATGCAAAAAGGTGATTTTAAAGAGATATTTAAGGTTATGGAAGGAAAACCAGTAACCGTTCGTTTAATCGATCCTCCTCTTCATGAATTTCTGCCTAAATTAGAGGATCTCTTGGTCGAAGTAACCACTTTACGGGTGAAAGGAATCAGTGGTTCTGAACTCGAGGAAAAAGAGAAGATGCTCAAGATCGTGCGTGGACTTCATGAAGTCAACCCGATGTTGGGTCTCCGCGGTTGCCGATTGGGAATAGTATATCCAGAAATTGTCGAGATGCAGGTTCGGGCAATCATCGAAGCAGCTTGTGAGCTCGACAAAGAAGGAGTAAAAGTTCTTCCAGAAATTATGATTCCATTGGTAGGTCACCAGAACGAGATCAAAATCCAAAAAGAAATTTTGGAAAAAGTAGCCAAAGAAGCTTTGGATCGACATCAGTCGAAAGTTCAGTATAAATTTGGAACCATGATTGAAATCCCTCGAGCAGCAGTAGTCGCCGATCAGATTGCTGAATACGCTGAGTTTTTCTCCTTTGGGACCAACGACTTAACCCAGATGACCTTTGGGTACAGCCGAGATGACGCTGAAGGCAAGTTCCTTTTCTTCTATGAAGAAAATGGTATTCTGCCCGAGGATCCTTTCCAATCCATTGATCTTGATGGAGTTGGTGAGTTAATGAAGATGGGTGTTCAAAAAGGGAGACAAGTCCGACCAGACCTCAAATGCGGGATCTGCGGTGAACATGGTGGTGATCCGAAGTCGGTTATGTTCTGTCATACTATTGGATTAAACTATGTCAGCTGTTCACCTTTCCGTGTTCCTTTGGCTCGTTTGGCAGCCGCTCATGCGGTAATCGAAGAAGAAGGAAAAGTGAAGGATACATCTAAGTTCGATAAGTAAACATAATTATTGAACCGAAATAAACCGGACTGGTATATACCAGTCCGGTTTTTCAGGTGATCGCTTGGAAATTGCTACGATCAAAAGATTTTGGGAAAACTGGGAAGCTCAAACCCTCTCGCCACTGGCAACTTTGAGTACCAAAAGCCGAGGTCGTGAGCACCCTGAAGAAGAATGTGAATTACGGAATTGCTTTCAAAGAGATCGTGACCGAATCATCCACAGCAAGTCTTTTCGACGACTCAAGCACAAAAGCCAGGTTTTTTTAAGTCCGGAAGGCGATCATTATCGTACCCGGCTTACCCACACCCTGGAAGTCTCGCAAATTTCTCGGACTATTGCTCGAGGGCTAAGGTTGAATGAAGACCTAACCGAGGCGATCAGCCTTGGTCATGATCTGGGGCATACCCCTTTTGGGCATGCCGGCGAGGAAGCCCTCCGGGAAATACATCCGGGAGGTTTTAAGCATAATGAACAAAGTTTACGAGTTGTTGAGTTTATCGAAAGAGATGGAAAAGGTCTAAATTTGACCTGGGAGGTGAGAGATGGTATCCTTCGGCATTCCAAGACCAGGGATTTAAATATGGAGAAAGTTTCCAAAGAAAATTTACCCCAAACCTTGGAAGGCCAAGTAGTTAGATGGTCAGATATGATAGCCTATGTAAACCACGATATCGATGACGCTATACGAGCTGGTGTTATCACTCAAGATGACCTTCCCCAGGATTGTTTAGAAGTTTTGGGGAAAAGCCATCGAGAAAGAATTAATCGAATGGTGAAAGACGTTATTCTTAACAGCGTTGAAAAATCTCCAGTGACCATGAGCATTCCAGTTCGGAACGCCACCCAGGAATTACGAAAGTTTCTATTTGATACGGTGTATTTTGGAGAATATCAACAGTTAGAAAGAGAAAAAGCGAAACGATTAATAAAAGA includes:
- the dgt gene encoding Deoxyguanosinetriphosphate triphosphohydrolase, whose translation is MEIATIKRFWENWEAQTLSPLATLSTKSRGREHPEEECELRNCFQRDRDRIIHSKSFRRLKHKSQVFLSPEGDHYRTRLTHTLEVSQISRTIARGLRLNEDLTEAISLGHDLGHTPFGHAGEEALREIHPGGFKHNEQSLRVVEFIERDGKGLNLTWEVRDGILRHSKTRDLNMEKVSKENLPQTLEGQVVRWSDMIAYVNHDIDDAIRAGVITQDDLPQDCLEVLGKSHRERINRMVKDVILNSVEKSPVTMSIPVRNATQELRKFLFDTVYFGEYQQLEREKAKRLIKELYQFFLENLDIFEKEYRVNFYHQDTDIIVCDFISGMTDRYAMAIYRKYFIPFSWPQEGMGKEIN